A single genomic interval of Methylosinus sp. LW4 harbors:
- a CDS encoding FMN-dependent NADH-azoreductase, which translates to MKQILMIEVSPRETDSASRAVAEALATRLTSLYPSVGLLRRDLAAEHLPHLDGTTLRAISTRDPLEAERLKDAAHLSDELTDEVLASDLLVIATPMWNFGIPSALKAWIDLVVRPGRTFQYAEGCKCRF; encoded by the coding sequence ATGAAGCAAATTCTGATGATCGAAGTGAGCCCAAGAGAAACGGATTCGGCGAGCCGGGCGGTCGCCGAAGCGCTCGCCACGCGGCTCACCAGCCTCTATCCATCGGTAGGACTGCTCCGCCGGGACCTCGCCGCCGAGCACCTGCCGCATCTCGACGGGACCACGCTCCGAGCCATCTCTACGAGGGACCCGCTCGAAGCGGAGAGGCTGAAGGACGCTGCCCATCTATCGGACGAACTGACCGACGAGGTTCTGGCCTCCGACCTTCTGGTTATCGCAACGCCGATGTGGAATTTTGGAATTCCATCCGCGCTGAAGGCCTGGATCGACCTCGTCGTGCGGCCGGGCCGGACGTTCCAATATGCCGAAGGCTGTAAATGCCGATTTTAA
- the istA gene encoding IS21 family transposase gives MIKLGEIVMILELHRQGVSVSAIARQLGIDRKTVRKHIAAGLAAPSYKARPPRERAIASFEAYLRERLAAYPALSGRRLWREIKGHGYAGGYTAVTDLLRELRPPRPKGFEVRFETPPGEQAQVDFARFDLEFLDAPGVKRIVWLFSMVLGHSRFIWARFVLHQDMQSVLRCHMAAFEALGGVPREILYDRMKTAVIGEDPDGLVVYNRTLLDLARHYGFRPRACKAYRAKTKGKVERPFRYIREDFFLGGSFRDLDDLNAQLRNWLDTIANPRVHATTKRVVDEAFAEEKAALEALPAMAYQAVLRLERRASHEGMVSVGGNLYSVPDTTRRRVLDVHVFADAIRIFEDGELIATHAPLESRGEKCLDPAHRRTPSPAPGRRPPEEPQPVLRRAGDHAARRPLAFYDAVGRRLAAQGGSR, from the coding sequence GTGATCAAACTCGGGGAAATTGTCATGATCCTGGAACTACATCGTCAGGGCGTCTCGGTGTCCGCCATTGCGCGCCAGCTCGGAATCGACCGGAAGACCGTCCGCAAGCACATCGCCGCGGGGCTGGCGGCGCCCAGCTACAAAGCCAGACCGCCGCGCGAGCGCGCGATCGCGTCCTTCGAGGCCTATCTGCGGGAGCGCCTCGCCGCCTATCCGGCCTTGAGCGGCCGTCGGCTGTGGCGGGAGATTAAGGGGCATGGATATGCCGGCGGCTATACCGCTGTCACCGACCTGCTGCGTGAGCTTCGCCCGCCGCGTCCCAAAGGCTTCGAGGTCCGCTTCGAAACCCCGCCTGGAGAGCAGGCGCAGGTCGACTTCGCCCGCTTCGACCTCGAGTTCCTCGACGCGCCCGGCGTCAAGCGCATCGTCTGGCTCTTTTCCATGGTCCTCGGCCATTCCCGCTTCATCTGGGCGCGCTTCGTCCTGCATCAGGACATGCAGAGCGTCCTGCGCTGCCACATGGCCGCCTTCGAGGCGCTCGGCGGCGTTCCCCGCGAAATCCTCTACGACCGCATGAAGACCGCTGTCATCGGCGAAGACCCGGACGGTCTCGTCGTCTACAATCGCACGCTACTCGATCTCGCCCGCCATTACGGTTTCCGGCCGCGCGCCTGCAAAGCCTATCGCGCGAAAACGAAGGGGAAGGTCGAGCGGCCGTTCCGCTATATCCGCGAGGATTTTTTCCTCGGCGGCTCCTTCCGCGATCTCGACGATCTGAATGCTCAGCTCCGGAACTGGCTCGATACGATCGCCAATCCGCGCGTCCATGCCACGACGAAGCGCGTCGTCGACGAGGCCTTCGCCGAAGAGAAGGCGGCGCTCGAAGCTTTGCCTGCCATGGCTTATCAGGCGGTGCTGCGGCTCGAACGACGCGCCTCGCATGAAGGCATGGTCAGCGTCGGCGGCAATCTCTACAGCGTGCCGGACACCACGCGGCGGCGCGTCCTCGACGTCCATGTCTTCGCCGACGCGATCCGCATCTTCGAGGACGGCGAGCTGATCGCCACACATGCGCCGCTCGAAAGCCGCGGCGAGAAGTGTCTCGATCCGGCGCATCGCCGAACGCCGTCGCCAGCGCCGGGCCGACGCCCGCCCGAAGAGCCGCAGCCCGTGTTGCGGCGTGCCGGCGATCATGCCGCGCGGCGCCCTCTGGCCTTCTATGACGCGGTGGGCCGCCGCCTGGCCGCGCAGGGAGGCTCACGATGA
- a CDS encoding lysozyme inhibitor LprI family protein: MAASFDCAQATTMREKLICRDRSLSDLDTRLARLYRERRGLLSRNGAEQLRLSQASWIGFIDIICPSNPPEHAFRSRPQVQCLDARYRERLDQLSEVGRKLGPFVINRIDHYAAYLRLPRMIPGVCPDFTFGISPTHRLTILRLP, from the coding sequence ATGGCCGCCAGCTTCGATTGCGCCCAGGCGACGACGATGCGCGAGAAGCTGATCTGCCGCGACCGAAGCTTATCTGATCTCGATACACGCCTCGCCCGGCTCTACAGGGAGCGGCGTGGCTTGCTCAGTCGCAACGGAGCCGAACAGCTTCGACTTTCGCAGGCGAGCTGGATTGGATTCATCGATATCATCTGTCCATCGAACCCTCCTGAGCATGCATTCAGATCACGACCGCAAGTACAATGCCTGGACGCTCGATATCGTGAGCGTCTCGACCAGCTCTCGGAAGTGGGACGGAAGCTCGGCCCTTTCGTTATCAATCGCATCGATCATTATGCTGCCTATCTGCGCCTGCCACGGATGATACCGGGGGTATGCCCGGATTTTACATTCGGCATATCGCCTACCCACAGATTGACAATCTTGAGACTTCCTTAG
- a CDS encoding nuclear transport factor 2 family protein translates to MPDLKYAAYEPAAPYFDLVRGAVGDLVEGKHFFDVVTNDTIYEVRYDVPGWPRIIKGRADLMAAFRGYVESIVLQSANELIVHKTDDGRVIVIEYEVHGTILATDARYDNRFCSIIRIENHKIAHWRDYMDSLAAWNALTAQARR, encoded by the coding sequence ATGCCCGACCTGAAATATGCCGCTTACGAGCCCGCGGCCCCGTATTTCGACCTCGTTCGGGGGGCAGTTGGCGACCTCGTCGAGGGCAAGCACTTTTTCGACGTCGTCACCAACGACACCATCTACGAGGTGCGCTACGACGTTCCGGGCTGGCCCCGCATCATCAAAGGGCGGGCGGATCTGATGGCCGCCTTCCGCGGTTATGTCGAAAGCATCGTGCTTCAGTCCGCCAACGAGTTGATCGTCCACAAAACCGATGATGGCCGCGTCATCGTCATCGAATACGAAGTCCACGGAACGATCCTCGCGACCGACGCGCGATACGACAACCGGTTTTGCTCGATCATCAGGATCGAAAACCACAAGATCGCACACTGGCGTGACTACATGGACTCGCTCGCAGCCTGGAACGCTTTGACGGCGCAGGCAAGGAGGTAA
- a CDS encoding NAD(P)H-dependent oxidoreductase: MGSLRPALTGGALGLAKNKKAILILASGGVFTDGRWRSWDFVEPYLRLILGFIGITDVQVIRVEGMNIPALAADAVPKANKGVEALVL, from the coding sequence TTGGGGAGTTTACGCCCGGCACTCACAGGCGGAGCGCTCGGTCTGGCGAAGAACAAAAAGGCCATTCTGATCCTGGCCTCAGGCGGCGTCTTCACGGACGGGCGCTGGCGTTCATGGGATTTCGTCGAGCCTTACCTGCGGCTAATCCTCGGCTTCATCGGCATCACGGATGTGCAGGTGATTCGCGTCGAGGGCATGAACATCCCGGCGTTGGCGGCCGATGCCGTGCCGAAGGCGAACAAGGGCGTCGAGGCATTGGTTCTTTGA
- a CDS encoding GNAT family N-acetyltransferase, whose amino-acid sequence MGTDPFRPLETTRLLLRCVVADDAVATAMMMTPEVSRWVAYWPVPFTYEMAVARIEAAREWARRGDALPFAVTDKAANGDLIGWVMIYRDEENRRRGSLGYWFGEKHHGKGYMRELAPIALAAGFDLLDLDVIEAAAQPENAASIAVMKACGMKPTGEGMVYAPARERHELCHFYEVQRPRALA is encoded by the coding sequence ATGGGAACTGATCCATTTCGACCGTTAGAGACGACCCGCCTCCTTTTGCGCTGCGTCGTTGCCGACGACGCCGTAGCGACGGCCATGATGATGACGCCGGAAGTCAGCCGATGGGTGGCTTATTGGCCCGTCCCTTTCACCTACGAAATGGCGGTTGCTCGTATCGAGGCCGCCCGCGAATGGGCTCGCAGGGGCGACGCGCTGCCGTTCGCCGTGACCGACAAAGCAGCCAACGGCGACCTAATCGGGTGGGTGATGATCTACCGAGACGAAGAGAATCGTCGGCGCGGATCTCTCGGCTATTGGTTTGGCGAGAAGCACCATGGCAAGGGCTACATGAGGGAACTTGCACCTATAGCGTTGGCGGCAGGTTTCGACCTGCTCGATCTCGACGTGATCGAGGCCGCCGCGCAACCGGAAAATGCAGCGTCGATTGCCGTCATGAAGGCTTGTGGAATGAAGCCGACTGGGGAAGGGATGGTCTACGCACCCGCCCGGGAGCGCCATGAACTTTGCCACTTCTATGAGGTTCAGCGTCCTCGCGCCCTGGCTTGA
- the istB gene encoding IS21-like element helper ATPase IstB: protein MNAAPSAIIDRVKRNLVGLRMPRALEILDVTLRAVERGEATALDVVDILLAEELTLRENRRVRMALQMARLSAVKTLAGFDFSFQPSLDKSRVMALAELQFIDRAEAVHLIGPPGTGKTHLGLALGVEAVKAGRSVYFASLADIIAVLARAEREGTLREKIRYFCRFALLIVDEIGYLPVTPGGGNLFFQLVNARYEKGAMILTSNRGFAEWGDIFGDAVVATALLDRLLHHAVVFQIEGSSYRLREHADLLPEHVRTKASIQPAPIPPTLRRRGRPPKNGGADHIDG, encoded by the coding sequence ATGAACGCCGCTCCCTCCGCGATCATCGACCGCGTCAAACGCAATCTCGTCGGCCTGAGGATGCCGCGCGCCCTCGAGATCCTCGACGTCACCCTGCGCGCCGTCGAGCGCGGCGAAGCCACGGCGCTCGATGTCGTCGACATTCTCCTCGCCGAGGAACTCACCCTGCGTGAGAACCGCCGCGTCCGGATGGCTCTTCAGATGGCGCGCCTCTCCGCCGTCAAAACGCTTGCCGGCTTCGACTTCTCCTTCCAGCCCTCGCTCGACAAGAGCCGCGTCATGGCGCTCGCCGAGTTGCAGTTCATCGACCGCGCCGAAGCCGTCCATCTCATCGGCCCGCCCGGCACGGGGAAAACCCATCTCGGCCTGGCGCTCGGCGTCGAAGCGGTCAAAGCCGGCCGCAGCGTCTACTTCGCCTCCCTCGCCGACATCATCGCGGTGCTCGCCAGAGCCGAGCGCGAGGGAACGCTGCGGGAGAAGATCCGCTACTTCTGCCGGTTCGCGCTGCTGATCGTCGACGAGATCGGCTATCTGCCGGTCACGCCGGGCGGCGGCAATCTGTTCTTCCAGCTCGTCAACGCCCGCTATGAGAAAGGCGCGATGATCCTCACCTCGAACCGCGGCTTCGCGGAATGGGGCGACATCTTCGGCGACGCCGTCGTCGCCACGGCGCTTCTCGACCGCCTCCTACATCATGCCGTCGTCTTCCAAATCGAAGGCTCCAGCTATCGCCTGCGCGAGCACGCTGACCTCTTGCCCGAACATGTTCGGACAAAAGCCAGCATTCAGCCGGCGCCGATCCCGCCGACGCTCAGGCGCCGCGGACGACCGCCCAAAAACGGAGGAGCAGATCACATCGACGGCTGA
- a CDS encoding winged helix-turn-helix transcriptional regulator, giving the protein MAVRELLTKIGDKWTIFVVLSLDLLGGRARFSELERAIPGISQRMLSATLKNLERDGLAIREVFPEVPPRVEYEMTDLGKSLLRPTQGLVDWAKENWEQVRQAQSKYDQR; this is encoded by the coding sequence ATGGCGGTGCGCGAGCTGCTGACGAAGATCGGTGACAAGTGGACGATCTTCGTCGTGCTATCGCTCGACCTACTCGGTGGGCGGGCGCGGTTTTCCGAACTCGAACGCGCGATTCCGGGAATTTCGCAGCGGATGCTCTCCGCGACCCTGAAGAATCTCGAACGCGACGGATTGGCGATCCGTGAGGTGTTTCCCGAGGTCCCTCCTCGGGTCGAGTATGAGATGACGGACCTCGGAAAGAGCCTGTTGCGGCCCACGCAAGGGCTGGTCGATTGGGCCAAGGAAAACTGGGAGCAAGTCAGGCAAGCGCAGTCAAAATACGACCAGCGATAG
- a CDS encoding RsiV family protein, translating into MPGFYIRHIAYPQIDNLETSLAVSWNKRVKETIELREDDLCNDGGADCNIDYRIDYASDELISTAWLYDRYEHGAAHGTFWSNVDNILFRAELRELRTSDLFGPDERWFTEFQRLVWNELRKQRWSPPDDANGEAKADLLAASLQPTKWALSANGIRIDFNAYEGGCYACTPREPVELSWAELEQLRSPDSILRELRKERDNR; encoded by the coding sequence ATGCCCGGATTTTACATTCGGCATATCGCCTACCCACAGATTGACAATCTTGAGACTTCCTTAGCTGTCTCCTGGAACAAGAGGGTAAAGGAGACGATCGAACTGAGGGAGGACGATTTATGCAATGACGGCGGGGCTGACTGTAACATAGACTATCGGATCGACTATGCTAGCGACGAACTGATCAGCACCGCTTGGCTCTATGATAGATATGAGCACGGCGCGGCCCACGGAACATTCTGGAGCAATGTCGATAATATCTTATTTCGTGCAGAGCTGCGTGAGTTAAGAACTTCCGATCTTTTCGGACCGGACGAACGGTGGTTCACCGAATTTCAGCGGCTCGTGTGGAACGAACTGCGTAAGCAGCGATGGAGCCCACCCGACGATGCCAATGGCGAGGCCAAGGCGGACCTCCTCGCGGCGAGCCTTCAACCTACAAAATGGGCCTTGAGCGCGAACGGAATTCGCATCGATTTCAATGCGTATGAAGGCGGCTGCTACGCTTGTACCCCTCGTGAACCTGTTGAATTATCTTGGGCAGAACTCGAACAACTTCGCTCGCCGGATTCTATTTTGCGCGAACTCCGCAAGGAGCGTGATAACCGATAG
- a CDS encoding efflux transporter outer membrane subunit gives MFNGLSARFCATLVLAASLVRCSVGPDFVPPDPKLPQKSYLGSSEIAGPSAERASGLHPAWWRQFKDATLAALVERVSGANLDVRIATERLWQSRAQRDAAAAAQLPLVNASGQYTRELLSNNGIVSLGSAFNNGVPLKIPPINIWQTGFDASWEIDLWGHVRRQVEAAEAQAESLEYQRRDMLVSTVAELVRDYVELRGVEAQIAITKSNLASAKEIAHWTKQRADRGAATYLDVENAAAQVESAQAQLPALANQESAYIDAIGLLLDEPPQALRATLARRGPQLLSPPRPPVGLPSELARRRPDIRRAEAELHAATANIGVTIAEFYPSFKFNGAVDFNALDAKKLFHGASLQYQFGPTVSVPIFDAGRLKSQLELRDAQSREAALVYHKTVLTAWTEVVDALVALRTEQTRFLRLNAQAAHQREALALARARYNSGVSDFINVLDAQRQALQAELLEAQSRTIVATNFVKLYKALGGGWEGDFPVVDQTEPQSVAHFAPPFVAGTTTARP, from the coding sequence ATGTTCAATGGTCTGTCCGCGCGATTTTGTGCGACCCTCGTCCTCGCCGCGTCCCTTGTCCGTTGCAGCGTCGGTCCTGATTTCGTCCCTCCGGATCCAAAACTGCCGCAGAAGTCCTATCTCGGGAGCTCCGAGATCGCCGGCCCAAGCGCCGAGCGGGCGTCAGGCCTCCATCCTGCCTGGTGGCGGCAGTTCAAGGATGCGACTCTCGCGGCGCTGGTCGAACGCGTCAGCGGCGCTAATCTTGACGTGCGCATCGCGACCGAACGACTCTGGCAAAGCCGCGCGCAACGCGACGCTGCGGCCGCGGCGCAACTGCCCCTCGTCAACGCGTCGGGACAATATACGCGCGAGCTGTTGAGCAATAATGGCATTGTGAGTCTCGGCAGCGCCTTCAACAATGGCGTTCCCCTGAAAATTCCGCCGATCAACATCTGGCAGACGGGCTTCGACGCCTCCTGGGAAATCGACCTTTGGGGGCATGTGCGTCGCCAGGTCGAGGCGGCCGAAGCGCAGGCCGAGTCGCTGGAATATCAGCGCCGGGACATGCTGGTTTCTACGGTCGCCGAACTCGTGCGCGATTACGTCGAACTGCGCGGCGTGGAGGCGCAGATCGCGATCACCAAGTCCAATCTCGCCAGCGCCAAAGAAATTGCGCATTGGACAAAGCAGCGCGCCGATCGAGGCGCCGCGACTTATCTCGACGTCGAGAACGCCGCCGCACAGGTTGAGAGCGCGCAGGCGCAGTTGCCCGCGCTCGCCAACCAGGAGTCGGCCTATATTGATGCGATCGGTCTGCTGCTCGACGAGCCCCCGCAGGCCCTGCGCGCGACGCTCGCGCGCCGCGGACCGCAGCTGTTGTCGCCACCGCGCCCGCCGGTCGGCCTGCCCTCCGAACTTGCGCGCCGGCGTCCCGACATCCGCCGCGCAGAAGCCGAGCTGCATGCGGCGACGGCGAACATCGGCGTGACGATCGCTGAATTTTATCCGTCCTTCAAGTTCAACGGGGCGGTCGACTTCAACGCCCTCGACGCAAAGAAGCTCTTTCACGGTGCGTCGTTGCAGTATCAATTCGGCCCGACGGTGTCCGTGCCGATCTTCGACGCCGGCCGCCTCAAGTCGCAACTCGAGCTGCGCGACGCGCAATCGCGCGAGGCGGCGCTGGTCTATCACAAGACTGTGCTCACAGCCTGGACGGAGGTGGTCGACGCGCTCGTCGCGTTGCGCACGGAGCAAACGCGCTTTCTGCGGCTCAATGCGCAAGCGGCGCATCAGCGCGAGGCGCTTGCGCTTGCGCGCGCGCGTTACAACAGCGGGGTTTCCGATTTCATCAACGTGCTCGACGCGCAGCGCCAGGCGTTGCAGGCCGAACTGCTGGAGGCTCAGAGCCGCACGATTGTCGCGACCAATTTTGTCAAGCTCTACAAGGCGCTCGGCGGCGGATGGGAAGGCGATTTTCCCGTCGTTGATCAGACGGAGCCGCAATCGGTCGCCCACTTTGCGCCGCCCTTCGTCGCAGGCACGACAACAGCGCGACCGTAA
- a CDS encoding TadE/TadG family type IV pilus assembly protein, whose translation MRDRGGNVGIIFGLSFVPVVMMVGAGIDYGRLAAARGSLQRAADAAVLAVAKGIVSSTTDQLARSQAQVYLTTNYRNPTATVTSTTIATDRLSLCVTAQAQVVTSVMKIAGTSAMSTQVTSCAALQGGISPTDTYEIALVLDNSGSMSESTSGTTKIQALQSAATSFVNTMFTKAPGRVKFAITPFAGGVVAVDPNVSANRALSWIDLDGANSQHWVVFGGETAARAAGFTSRFDIFSKLKKRNSALDWRGCFEESAYPYNVRDLTISSTDPETLFVPYLAPDEPDPSGYSYYSNYGNDYLGDNGSGSNCSDTASGDWAKLTHVCKYKATSSLGGSFGPSAFFGPNQFCPDNSTQTVLQLTSTQTTVNSKIAQLSANGNTNLHAGFMWGWRTISPVGPFAQGRVYSASGNHKVIVFMTDGFNNWGTQTGTVVGSDYESLGYYTYNGAANTRLPDGSSGDGVNYRSALTASAGSYSSYLSTSRSAEDDLTLEACANAKAAGIEIFTIGFSIPNDPIDAQGLTLLKNCATNASHYFAATDAASLNLAFSTIGTGLGSLRLTQ comes from the coding sequence ATGCGGGATCGCGGCGGCAATGTCGGGATCATATTCGGATTGAGCTTCGTGCCGGTCGTCATGATGGTCGGCGCAGGAATCGACTACGGCCGCCTCGCGGCGGCGCGCGGCTCGCTGCAGCGGGCGGCGGACGCCGCCGTGCTCGCGGTGGCCAAAGGCATCGTCAGCTCGACCACGGATCAGCTGGCGCGCAGCCAGGCGCAGGTCTATCTCACGACAAATTATCGCAACCCCACGGCGACCGTGACCTCGACGACGATCGCCACGGATCGGCTGTCCTTGTGCGTCACAGCGCAGGCTCAGGTCGTGACATCGGTCATGAAGATCGCCGGAACGAGCGCGATGTCGACGCAGGTGACGTCCTGCGCGGCGCTGCAGGGTGGTATCAGCCCGACCGACACTTATGAGATCGCGCTGGTGCTCGACAATTCCGGCTCCATGAGCGAGAGCACGAGCGGCACAACCAAGATCCAGGCGTTGCAAAGCGCCGCGACGAGCTTCGTGAACACCATGTTCACGAAGGCGCCGGGGCGAGTCAAATTCGCGATAACTCCCTTTGCGGGCGGCGTCGTCGCCGTCGATCCGAACGTCTCGGCCAATCGAGCGCTCTCCTGGATCGATCTGGATGGAGCCAATTCGCAGCATTGGGTCGTCTTCGGCGGCGAGACCGCTGCGAGGGCCGCCGGCTTCACGAGTCGTTTCGACATTTTCAGCAAGCTGAAGAAGCGCAACTCCGCGCTGGATTGGCGCGGATGCTTCGAGGAGTCCGCCTATCCCTATAATGTGCGCGATCTGACGATCTCTTCGACTGACCCGGAGACGCTCTTCGTCCCCTATCTCGCGCCGGACGAGCCGGATCCGTCTGGCTACAGCTATTATAGCAATTACGGGAACGATTATCTCGGCGACAATGGCTCGGGCTCGAACTGCAGCGACACGGCGAGCGGCGATTGGGCAAAGCTGACCCATGTCTGCAAATATAAGGCGACCAGCTCGCTCGGCGGGAGCTTCGGCCCGTCGGCGTTTTTCGGGCCGAACCAGTTTTGTCCCGACAATTCGACGCAGACGGTTCTGCAGCTCACCTCGACGCAGACCACGGTCAACAGCAAGATCGCTCAACTTTCCGCGAACGGCAACACCAATCTCCATGCCGGATTCATGTGGGGCTGGCGGACGATCTCGCCGGTCGGGCCCTTCGCTCAGGGCAGGGTCTATAGCGCCTCCGGCAATCACAAGGTCATCGTGTTCATGACTGATGGATTCAACAATTGGGGAACACAGACGGGCACTGTGGTCGGCTCGGACTATGAGTCGCTCGGCTACTACACCTACAATGGCGCCGCGAACACGCGCCTTCCGGACGGCTCGTCGGGCGACGGCGTCAATTACCGTTCGGCGCTGACGGCCTCTGCGGGAAGCTATTCGAGCTATCTGTCGACGTCGCGCAGCGCCGAGGACGATCTGACGCTCGAAGCCTGCGCAAACGCCAAGGCGGCGGGAATCGAGATATTCACCATTGGCTTCTCGATCCCGAACGATCCGATCGACGCCCAGGGACTGACGCTGTTGAAGAACTGCGCCACCAACGCCTCGCATTATTTCGCGGCGACCGACGCGGCGAGCCTCAATCTCGCCTTCTCGACGATCGGGACGGGGCTCGGCTCGCTGCGGCTGACGCAGTGA
- a CDS encoding RNA polymerase sigma factor: protein MLRSMPVRSAGWPPGNALGHSNRPRPLHPGRVVRSRRCFSDRRAIVAGRVDQFLVVARAAGRLIARYYARLRSSRFPGERDDSSSSRSAHFWALNEREIPDIGVAPPICHRKPHMVDKTSASFRELFLSNRRALLRYLNRRVGRENAPDLLQETFVRLLSRETTAEIVDPPAYLRRTAGNLANDFARHRDREQKLVDPASAESIDAASDEPGADNLIEHAQRSARLAETVASLPPRCREIFEMRVSQNMSQRDIAIKLGISRKTVEQHFHLAMERCRAAIK from the coding sequence TTGCTGCGTTCCATGCCGGTCCGGTCAGCTGGATGGCCCCCAGGAAACGCTCTCGGCCATTCCAATCGCCCTAGGCCTCTCCATCCTGGCCGCGTCGTTCGCTCGAGGCGATGTTTTTCCGATCGTCGAGCAATCGTCGCCGGCCGGGTGGATCAGTTCCTGGTCGTCGCGCGCGCCGCCGGTCGGCTGATCGCTCGATACTATGCGCGTCTGCGCTCGAGCCGCTTCCCCGGCGAACGGGACGATTCCTCATCTTCGCGATCCGCCCATTTCTGGGCGCTGAATGAACGGGAAATCCCTGACATCGGCGTCGCCCCCCCGATCTGCCATCGGAAGCCCCATATGGTGGACAAGACATCAGCTTCTTTCCGTGAGCTCTTCCTGAGCAACCGGCGTGCGCTCTTGCGATATTTGAATCGGCGCGTGGGCCGCGAGAACGCGCCCGACCTCCTTCAGGAGACCTTCGTGCGCCTCTTGAGCCGCGAGACGACGGCGGAGATCGTCGACCCGCCCGCCTATCTGCGCCGTACCGCTGGAAATCTCGCGAATGATTTCGCGCGCCATCGTGACCGCGAGCAAAAGCTCGTCGACCCCGCGAGCGCGGAGTCGATCGACGCCGCTTCGGACGAGCCCGGCGCCGACAATCTCATCGAGCACGCGCAACGTTCGGCGCGACTGGCCGAAACAGTCGCCTCGCTGCCGCCTCGCTGCCGGGAGATTTTCGAGATGCGGGTCAGCCAGAACATGTCGCAGCGCGACATCGCCATCAAACTGGGAATTTCGCGCAAGACGGTCGAGCAGCACTTTCATCTCGCCATGGAGCGGTGCCGCGCGGCGATAAAATAG
- a CDS encoding chromate transporter, producing MEWSRASSSNGCAGGLICLAAIYLPSYLLLLGALPFWDALRHRSGLRAALSGVNATVVGILLAALYTRFGRAQLSRPQISGSAFSPSSCWCLGGRSLGWWSSATVLAAVA from the coding sequence GTGGAATGGTCGCGCGCGTCGTCGTCGAACGGCTGCGCGGGCGGTCTCATCTGCCTTGCGGCGATTTATTTGCCATCCTACCTTCTCCTCCTCGGCGCTTTGCCATTTTGGGATGCTTTGCGTCATCGCTCGGGGTTGCGAGCGGCGCTCAGTGGCGTCAACGCGACGGTGGTCGGGATTCTTCTGGCGGCGCTCTACACGCGGTTTGGACGAGCGCAATTGTCACGCCCGCAGATTTCGGGCTCGGCCTTCTCGCCTTCCTCCTGCTGGTGTCTTGGCGGACGCTCGCTTGGTTGGTGGTCGAGCGCAACCGTGCTCGCAGCGGTCGCATAA